One region of Natronorubrum aibiense genomic DNA includes:
- a CDS encoding ABC transporter substrate-binding protein — MSRGRTIPDQDITGDSAGGISRRAALAGAVGLTASTSGCVRQLRSVVNRDDIQQLSVTITTLSADGDRESIRLAREIATVLEAVGIDVAIEMQADEEFLRTVLINHDFDLYVGRHPGDTDPDFLYEMLHSLYADESGWQNPFGFTNLLLDDLLEAQRDADGDERRDAVEDILEALSIEQPFVPICTPIEHRLVRDDRFDGWDAGHLATRTGYLGLEPQTDDSAEQLRVVHTDARPSQNLNPLNAEYRGRGTVTDLLYDSLVADLVAEDGTHTLEPWLADGWEWTDESTLRVTLRPDCTFHDGVSVTADDVVFTYRLLDDTALGTSTSPAPAPRYRGAVEAIDDIDAQSEDSLELTVETGQAVGERALTVPILPEHHWSDRATPATVPGVRVAQGTTQAVVTDNIPPIGSGPFQYGTHTEREHVTLERFDEHFTRRDGVELPAPTVEAVRIEINPRSTSAMQLLENDNADVTSSILESYVIEDVEEPDGVRLLESPSWTFYHLGFNARRAPFGNPRFRQVVAQLIDKAWLVDDVFHGHANPIATPLTDEWVPDHLAWNGSDPETPFLGSNGEVDVDAARTAFEEAGFRYDADGNLRVRQ, encoded by the coding sequence ATGAGTCGCGGACGGACCATTCCGGACCAAGACATCACCGGAGACAGCGCTGGCGGCATCAGCCGTCGGGCTGCGCTGGCCGGTGCCGTCGGGCTAACGGCGTCGACCAGCGGCTGTGTCCGCCAACTTCGCAGCGTCGTCAACCGAGACGATATCCAACAGCTGTCGGTGACCATCACGACGCTGTCCGCCGACGGTGATCGAGAGAGCATCCGCCTCGCCCGAGAGATCGCGACGGTGCTCGAGGCCGTCGGCATCGACGTCGCCATCGAGATGCAAGCCGACGAAGAGTTCCTGCGGACGGTCCTGATCAATCACGACTTCGACCTCTACGTTGGTCGCCATCCCGGAGACACCGACCCGGACTTCCTCTACGAGATGCTCCACTCGTTGTACGCCGACGAGTCCGGCTGGCAGAACCCGTTCGGCTTTACGAATCTGCTGCTCGACGACTTACTCGAGGCCCAGCGCGACGCCGACGGGGACGAACGCCGCGACGCCGTCGAAGACATTCTCGAGGCACTGTCGATCGAACAGCCGTTCGTACCGATCTGCACCCCGATCGAGCACCGGCTCGTCAGAGACGACCGATTCGATGGTTGGGACGCGGGCCATCTCGCGACGCGAACGGGGTATCTCGGTCTCGAGCCACAGACTGACGACAGCGCCGAGCAGCTTCGGGTCGTCCACACGGACGCCCGACCGTCCCAGAACCTCAATCCGTTGAACGCCGAATACCGTGGCCGGGGAACGGTCACCGACCTGCTGTACGACTCGCTGGTCGCCGATCTCGTGGCCGAAGACGGCACACACACACTCGAGCCGTGGCTCGCCGACGGCTGGGAGTGGACCGACGAGTCGACGCTGCGCGTGACTCTCCGTCCGGACTGTACGTTTCACGACGGCGTGTCGGTGACGGCCGACGACGTCGTCTTTACGTATCGGCTCCTCGATGACACCGCCCTCGGGACCAGCACGTCGCCCGCGCCGGCCCCGCGCTATCGAGGTGCCGTCGAGGCGATCGACGATATCGATGCACAAAGCGAGGACAGCCTCGAGCTAACGGTCGAGACTGGACAGGCGGTTGGCGAACGCGCATTGACAGTGCCGATCCTGCCCGAGCATCACTGGTCAGATCGAGCAACACCTGCCACCGTCCCCGGCGTCCGCGTCGCACAGGGGACGACGCAGGCGGTAGTCACGGACAACATCCCACCGATCGGGAGTGGCCCGTTTCAGTACGGGACCCACACCGAGCGCGAGCACGTCACCCTCGAGCGCTTCGACGAGCATTTCACGCGTCGTGACGGCGTCGAGTTGCCAGCACCGACCGTCGAGGCGGTACGGATCGAGATCAATCCTCGGAGCACGTCGGCGATGCAACTACTCGAAAACGACAACGCCGACGTCACGAGTTCGATCCTCGAGAGCTACGTCATCGAGGACGTCGAGGAACCGGACGGCGTTCGACTGCTCGAGTCGCCGTCGTGGACGTTCTACCACCTCGGGTTCAACGCTCGGCGGGCACCGTTTGGAAACCCCCGGTTTCGACAGGTCGTCGCGCAGTTGATCGACAAGGCGTGGCTGGTTGACGACGTTTTCCACGGTCACGCGAATCCGATCGCGACACCGTTGACCGACGAGTGGGTTCCCGACCACCTCGCGTGGAACGGTTCGGATCCGGAGACGCCGTTTCTGGGATCGAACGGCGAGGTCGACGTCGATGCAGCACGAACGGCGTTCGAGGAGGCCGGGTTTCGGTACGATGCCGACGGAAACCTGCGGGTGAGACAGTAA
- a CDS encoding phosphatase PAP2 family protein codes for MLSEVLTRVVLVVGFLLPISLGLFVGLERLAATRTEWRSRFRISGPAILIVSAVLLLNRTIRQDGTGFGIHMTSTIVRIEGEFVLIFQKIASPELTTYFSFIYVYGYTFLLVFPVVAYFALSDTKMFRRLLTAYAFNYALGLVLYALVIAYGPRNVFVDELIASASSGTGSSTILYDHTPEFKYLTREVNRNTNVFPSLHTSLSATVGIFAYLTRSSYPKWLPIAVVLAVSVIISTMYLGLHWGIDVLAGLVLAVLCVALSYRLVGRWSLSELSEQLSERLSDIDRDRF; via the coding sequence ATGCTCTCTGAGGTACTGACTCGAGTCGTTCTCGTCGTCGGGTTTTTGCTCCCGATCTCACTCGGGCTGTTCGTCGGCCTCGAGCGGCTCGCGGCGACGCGAACCGAGTGGCGCTCTCGGTTTCGGATCTCCGGCCCAGCGATTCTCATCGTTTCGGCCGTGTTGTTGCTCAACCGAACGATCCGACAGGACGGTACGGGATTCGGCATCCACATGACCTCGACGATCGTGAGGATCGAAGGTGAGTTCGTCCTGATCTTTCAGAAGATCGCTAGCCCTGAGCTAACGACGTACTTCTCGTTTATTTACGTCTACGGCTACACCTTCCTGCTGGTCTTCCCGGTCGTGGCGTATTTCGCCCTGTCGGACACCAAGATGTTCCGGCGGCTGCTCACGGCGTACGCGTTCAACTACGCGCTCGGACTCGTGTTGTACGCACTCGTGATCGCGTACGGTCCGCGGAACGTATTCGTCGACGAGCTGATTGCGAGTGCGAGTTCGGGGACGGGGTCGTCGACGATCCTTTACGACCACACCCCCGAGTTCAAGTATCTGACTCGGGAAGTCAACCGCAACACCAACGTCTTCCCGTCGCTGCACACCTCGCTGTCGGCTACGGTCGGGATCTTCGCCTATCTCACCCGCTCGAGCTATCCGAAGTGGCTCCCGATCGCCGTCGTTCTCGCCGTCAGCGTCATCATCTCGACGATGTATCTGGGACTGCACTGGGGGATCGACGTTCTCGCGGGGCTCGTCCTCGCGGTGCTCTGTGTCGCCCTCTCGTACCGCCTCGTCGGCCGCTGGTCGCTTTCGGAGCTGTCCGAACAACTGTCCGAACGACTATCAGACATCGACCGAGACCGGTTCTGA